TTCTAAACTTTATCCACAAATTAGTGAGAAATTATTAGCTAGTGAAAACAATCTCTATGATGAAAGCGAAAAATTATTGCTTATAGCAAATGAAATACACAATCAAGATGCAATGTTTTTTTAATCACAAAAGAAACACTTATTTCAATATTTGAAGAGATGTTAGCTTTTTAGATATATTCTGACTTATTGAATAATTCTTTAAATTGGTAAAATACTGTTTCTTTTCCTCTATTTCTTTTTCACTATTCTTTCCACATATCGCTTCTGTTTTTATCTCTGGTTGTTTCTCTTGATTGAGAGAGCCCTTCTTTTCAAAATAATTATCTGTGAATTCTAAAAAGAGTGAAATTAACTCAGGAAGAGTGTATTTATGTTCACTTGATGAGCACAATTCTGTAATCGGAGAAAAGTGAATATCATCTGCCTTAATAGGTAGTAACGATAGAAACTTATTCCAGCATTTTCTCATTACTCCAACTTCAGGTTCAAGATTTTTTATTTTAGCTAAATTAGTATTCTCCATGAAAAACTCTTTGTATTGCTCAAAACCTTCAAAAGTTTCTTTTTTTTGGTAGTTTTTTTTCCTATGACTTTTTTCTATGTCAGAAATTTTAGTACCTATATTTGCCTGCTTACTAATAAAGCCATCGTTCTCTAGATTAAAACAAATTGTGTATGGAGTAATATCGTTTACTATTGTATGTGGCTTAAAGTGCCAACCAAAGCATTTGAGTATGAATTTTATTATAGGAGGAAATAGCCATTTAGGTTTTGATATGTGTAGTAATTTCACTACAAGTTTTTTGAATGAGCTAAAGGATTTATTGATAACGCATCTTAAATGAACATTGTCATCTTTTTTAAACTTTTTATAAACCTCTGCAGCTATTGGTCCTCCAGCACAGCTTCCATACAGTACTATATTGTCTGGGTGAATGCCTTGCTTTAGAAGATCTGAAATGACTGCAATTCCTGCATTTACTCGATTTTGACCGTTTAAAGAATGACCTTTGCTTTTTCCAGAACCAGGAAAATTAATAAGGTGAACATCCATACCTGCTTCAGCTGCCCAATTCCATTCACTTTTGTCTTCATCTGGCTCTTTTTCAAAAGTATATGTAAGCCCTGGAAAGTAAACTATATGCTTTTTCTTTCTGCTATCTGCACTGCTCTTCGAGTTTGACATCACTATCTTTTGAATTCGCATTCCATTTTGAACTTCTACGAACTCTTCCCTAATTTTTATTGTATTTTCTTCTGTTACTTTCATTTTGCGTTTTTCACTATATTGATTTAATAATACATGAAATTTTAGAAAAAATCAATTTTTACTAAAAAATTAACTTATAGCGTATCTATCTTTATATTTATTGGAATTAAGGTAGTAATGGGAAATGTCTCTTGACATTTGATAAACCTAAACGTAGCCTAAAACAATTTAGTGTTTATTTATGACATTTGTTCAATCACTTAATAATCAATTAGATAGTTTACACTTATTAAAACACCCATTTTACGAGTCATGGAATGAAGGTAGCTTAAGCCTGCAGGCTCTTCAAACCTATGCTAAGGAATATTATCACCATGTTGCTGCTTTCCCTCGTTATATCAGCGGTATACATTCTTTATGCCCCAATCTAAAGATGCGGCAAGTTTTACTTGGTAATTTAATAGAGGAAGAACAAGGCGATGAGAATCACCCAGAATTATGGCAGCGTTTTGCTGAAGGGCTCGGAGTAGCAAGGGTTGATCTTCTTGAAGATGCACAGGTTAAGGAGACGCAAGAATTAGTTGACGGTTACTTTGACATTGTAAAATCAGATTTTGCAGCAGGTCTTGGAGCTCTGTACGCTTATGAACGTCAAACTCCAGAGGTTTCTAAATCTAAAATTGAAGGTCTAAAAAAACACTATTCAATAAATGATGAGCGTCCTCTCAAATTTTTTACTGTTCATATGGAAGCTGATGAGTGGCATTCTGAAGAATGTGCAAACCTTATTGCAGATTTAAACGAAGAAGAACAAGAGAAAGTTATGCAAGGCGCTGAAAAAGGAGCAAAACTCTTATGGGGTTTTCTTGATGGCATGATGAATGTTGATGTTTGTCATTAATTATAAGTAGATACTAAATTCAGTGGTAGCATGTAATCTTCTTATATCTGATTTACGGCTTTGGGTTCATTTGGGATGTAGTGCAGAAGAGAAGTTTTCTCCCCAATTGGTGAGTATTGACGTTGATTTCACTTTTAAATCTCCTCCTTCAGGGCTTACAACTGATCAACTTAAAGATACTATCTGCTATTTGGAAGTAGTGCAAAATATTCAATCTCTTGTTCAGGGCAAGCAATTTAATTTAATCGAGCATTTAACTCATGATATATACAGGATGATTAACGACCTTTTTATGCAAAAAGAGCATTCTGTCAGGGTGACTACTCACAAAATCGCACCACCAGTTCCTGGTGTGCATGGGGGCGTTTTTTTTACTTACTGTAATGAATTGCAAGAATGATCTATATTTCTATTGGATCAAATATAGGGAATCGCCTTTCCCATTTACAAAGAGCTACTGAGTTACTAAAGAAGCGCTATTTAAAAGACTTAAAGTCTTCGATCATTCTAGAAACTAAGGCTATTTTACCAAATGGTGCTCCACCTGATTGGAACAAGCCATTTCTCAATATGATTGTCTATGGAAGTTGTTCTTCTTCTCCTGAGGAGCTACTAAAAGGCTTAAAACAAATCGAATGTGATATTGGTCGTCCACAAGTCTACGAAAAATGGGCACCTCGTGTTATTGATTTAGATATTTTGTTATGGGATGATCTAACGCTTGATACACCTGATCTTAAAATTCCTCACCCAGAATTGGTAAACAGGCCATTTTTGATCCACTTGATGGCAATGGTTAACAAAACATTTGCTTTCAATGTTCAAGACTGTTTTTCAAAGAGTTTTACGATTTCACCAAAGCTTATGGGTATTGTCAACATTACCCCTGATTCATTTTCAGATGGTGGTCTTTATTATGATGCGAATCGAGCAACCAAGCAGGCATTGCAGCTGGTATCAGATGGTGCAAGCATAGTTGATCTTGGAGCTCAATCAACAAGGCCTGGAGCTTCAATAAAGACGCCAGAGGAAGAGTATGAACGTCTAAAACCAGTACTTGATAATCTTAGCGACTATATGAAAAATGGTGATATTGAAGTCAGCATTGATAGTTTTTGGCCAGACGTTATTTTAAACGTTTTGAAGCACTACAATATTGCCTGGGTAAATGATCAGAAGGGAGATCTGAGTAGTAATACCTTAAAAGAAGTTGCTAGCAGTGGGTGTAGTGTCGTTATTATGCATTCACTTTCGATACCACCACATAAGGACAATATTATTCCACATGATATTGACCCAATTGATATCATAAATAATTGGGCAGAGGAGAGCATTAATAGGTTACTTGCCCTTGGTTTTGATGAAAGTTCAATAATTATTGATCCTGGTATTGGTTTTGGCAAATCTATGTATCAGAATATTCAGATTTTACGCAGTATAGAAACTTTACAAAATTTTGGCTGCAAGGTTTTAGTTGGCCATTCCAGAAAGTCATTTATTTCCTCTTTTTCCATAGAATCTCCCTCTAATAGAGATTTAGAAACAATTGCTATATCTGCTATACTGCAAAATAAGGTTGATTTCCTTAGAGTGCATAATGTACGCGACCACATGAGATTTTTTGTAGCCCAAGCTGTCTTAAAGGGATGAAGATTATTGGAATTATGGCTGTTGACCCTAATGGGGTAATTGGAATAAATAATGATTTGCCCTGGCGTTATCCAAGTGAGTTTAAACATTTTTGTCAAGTAACCGACAAGCAAGTTATTGTGATGGGAAGAAAGACATTTGAAACCGTGCCTCAGAGTATACTAAAGAATCGTACACCTATTGTTTTCTCCCGTAACAAGTGTTTTAATAGAGGCCCAAAATGTACTGTTGTCTCTTCCATGAAAGAATTTCTGTCAATTCAAAGTAGTTCTCAAGTCTTTGTGATTGGTGGGGCACAAATAGCACACCTTTTTTTAGAGCATAACCTAATCTCAGAATTTATTATGACTGAAATGCATAAAACTTATAAAGGTGATACGTATTTCAATTTAGCACTCCTTGATCAGTGGAATAAAACTATTCTCACTAAAACTAAAGACTATACTATATGCAATTGTGTCCGTTCAGCAGAGTAGTAAAATAAGGTAGGCGAGAAAAGACAACTATCAGTGCATGACACTGGCTCCTTTATGATGGTCAGTGCCCAGAAACTGGCATCCAGTTAAATTTATGGATCTCAGTGTTAGCTACTTAAATAACAGGGGAGAGCTACTAAATGACATCTTCAATTTCTGTACAGCTACATCGCAAGAAAGGAAGCACTGGCTTTCACATTAGCAAATTCCCTGAATAGATGAATACAATTTAATGCATAATGAAGTGTGACCTTAGCCAAAAAAAAAGCAGCAAAAAAGTTAACGCGTTCTAGACGTAACTTTACTAAGTACCATTTCTCTTAATTCTTCAGTCAGTGTGCCACTATCCAAAACACTGTTATGAGGATCATCTCCATATATAAACAGATCATCACGAATCTTAATCGGATTACCATTTAATAATTGATCACCTCTTATCGCATTTACCAATTGTGCAGGCAGTGGTATTAATGTGTCTCTTGCGTGATTAATAATTACTATTGGCGTTTTTTCATTTTGTGACTTTTGCAAATTATCTGCTATATCAAAGTCTAAAGCGAAGGCTTTTAGTATTCTTTTTAGTAGGAATAAAGGCAGTATACTCAAAATTTTCGTTTGAGGCATTGGAAAATGCTCTATTGCTGTATGAAAAGAACTAAAAGTGCTAGTGAAGACGATTCCTCCAAGTTTAACATCTCTATTCGCAAAATGCCTTGATACTTCCGATGCAACTGCTCCTCCAAAAGAATGACCGAAAAGTATAATATTTTCGGGTTTTACACCTTGATATATTAGTTGATCAATTTGCTCTATTGAAGACTTGAATAACTTTTGATCCTTATTTAGAAACGGAATCATGAGTAGGAATATAGATAAAAAAACACAAGCTGAAGCTGATAAGACTGCCAATCCAGCTGTTCTAGCTGTTATTGGATTAGTGAGCAGTATGACAGTAGGTGGCAATATTGATGCTAGTAAGCATACGAAGCTGGTTAAGGCATAAGTTACTATAATTTTGAAATGCAGCCGGGTATTTGTGTGCATGAGTGTGAAAATTAGGTATATCATGGTGGTGCATGAGCTCAGATTGCATATCTTTACAGAATGTAGTTGCATTTTTATAATTATCCCCTAACCCATGAAAGAATATAAGATGTATTTCTTTTTCTTTAGTGTTAGGCATTATTTTCACTATTAAATATTTTCAATTATATACTATTCTTATAATTTTGTTGAGCTTTTTCTATGTTAACTAGTGAACCGGCAATCTTAAAATGCTTGCAAGATCTACTTACATCAAGGTGCATGAGTTTTTTTTGTATCCGTTCATCAGAGTAGTAAAATAAGAAAAAGAGAAAAGACAACTAAATGAATTTCATCCGAGTAGCTGACACTGACATCTATATAAAGACAATCTAATGCACTCATTTAAAGTGAAGTTTTCTGGATCCCAGTGTCTAGGCACTGGGATGACAAGAAAAGAGTTGACTTGAATGACACCGAATAGGTACTGGGACAGAGGCTACTTGAATAATATTTCACCATGTCATTCCAGCACTTGATGCTGGAATCCAGAAGTTTTTTGAGCACAAAAGTCATGCTAAGTTTTTGTTGTTAAGAAAGGCTGGATAGCTACTTGAATGACACCATTTGTTACTGTGTTTTTGTCTATCTTATTTTGCTACCCTACTGAACGAATACACAAAATCTAACTTTTTTCTATACAACCAGCTAGGTCAAGAAAGGTGAATCTATCTCTTGTTGCAAATGTAAGATTGACTACCTTGCAATATTGCTCTTTGTTCCAATTAAGATGCTCCGGTAAGTACGGAATTGATAGATCTTCAAATACTTTCTGCAGGTGTTTTGCAGATAGTAAATTTTGCTTAATTAAACTAGAAATATTACTCCATTCTTTGTAAATAATCTCTTGAATTTTTTGCTGCATAATTTGCTTCTGCTTTAGAATTTTTATAAATTCGGTATTACCAAAGCACTGAGTTATATGTTTTACATCTAAAGTGATCGGTTTGGTAATCGGGTTTTGTATTGACAATATCTCCTCTTGCAAGTTAGCCATAGTAATCGTCGTAACAGCAATTTTTTCGCCATGTAACGAGGAGGAATAATCTTTTGTTACCGTCTCCATTGCATGAGCTATCATATGTTCTCCTTGGCTTGCAGAGTAGCTGCCTTTTGACATCACCATTCCAAGTCCTGAAATCAATAAGGCTTCCATAAGTAATAAAACTACTCTTTTATCTTTTTTAGCAAGTGCCAAGTGTTCTCTGAGCAAAATTTCCTCCAGATTGCGAACAAGTTTAAAGGGGAGTTCATTATATTCTGTGCCAAGTAATAGATGAGATAATAGCCAATCGGCTTGTACTGTTGAACGGCAGATGAAATCTGCAAATCCACTTAATGTGAGGCGTGGTGGTGCGTTGGCAATTATATCGTTATCAATGTATATTGCCTTTGGAAGATGTGCTCCGAACGATTTTTTATATCCATCAACTAATATTGAAGCGTTTGCAGAGCTATACCCATTCATGGAAGCGGCTGTTGGGAACGATATATAATCTTTTTTCTCGAGGTAGCTTGCATATTTGCAGATATCATTAACAGTGCCACTACCAAATGCAACCATTAAGTCACTATCTTTTGCTTTATTTCTAACTAGGTTTACAGTTTGGAGGGAAGCAGCGCTGTTCAGTCTATTTGGTGTCATCCAAGTAGCGTGACACTGCGATCCATCATAGTCACGCGCTGGAATGACAGTTGTGGCTGGAATAATTAAATGAGAAACTTTATTAAGTATGTTTTTGTTTAAAAGTTTTGCTGTATTTTCATCTGCAATCAGAAAAATGTCATTTCCATATTGTCTACATATTTCATAGATATTATCAGCAACTTCCCTAATAAGAACTTGTTCTGTGTGCTGTAATATTTGTTTTAAATATCGCATAGAATGTTTACAATACGGTAATGTTAGTATTTCAAGATTGATATGAAGATTGACCCTGTAGAACTAACTAAGAAATTAATTTCTTTTAAAAGTATAACACCAAAAGACGATGGGGCAATAGAGCATATAGCAGCCATTCTCAAGAAAAGTGGTTTTGAATGTGAGATTTTAGAGTTTGGTGATAAAGTTAAAAATCTTTATGCGAAATATATAAATGGAGTACCAAACTTGTGTTTTGCTGGACATGTTGATGTTGTACCACCAGGTGAGTTAAAAGATTGGATATCTGATCCATTTAAGCCAGAAGTTAGAAATGGAATGCTATACGGAAGAGGAGCAGCTGATATGAAAGGCGGAGTAGCTGCATTTATTGCTGCTATCGTAGATTCAGTTGCAGGTAAGTTTCGATTCAGTGGTTCAATCAGTGCATTGATTACCGGTGCTGAAGAAAGCACGGAAGAACATGGAACAAAGGCCGTTTTGGAATGGATGAAAAGTAAGCAAAAAAAGATAGATTTTTGTATAGTTGGAGAACCAACGAGTAGTGAGAAATTAGGTGATACCATAAAAATAGGTAGAAGAGGTTCTGCAACATTTAAATTGATTTGCCATGGTAAACAAGGGCACGTTGCCTACCCAGATCTAGCAGATAATCCAATATATAAAATGGTATCGATACTAAGTAAGATAAAAGATACCACTTTTGATACTGGTAATAAATACTTTCAGCCTTCACATTGCGAAATTACTACTATCGACGTTGGAAATAATACTAATAATCTAATACCTAGTTCAATAGCAGCAGGTTTTAATGTTCGATATAACAATACACAAACACCGGACGTTTTATATAAGATGATTGATGCAATATGCACCAATGTGACTAACGATTATAAACTGTCTATGCAGAGCAGCAGGGACGTTTTTCTCTCTACTCCTGATAGAAATACTGATATTATGCTTGATGCGATAAATAAAATTACCGGTATTGATGCTGTGCTGAGTACAAATGGTGGCACATCTGATGCTGCGTTTATTAAAGATATTTGTCCAGTAATTGAATTTGGTATGATCAACAAAACCGCACATCAGGTAAATGAATGCGTATCAATAGACGATATACATAAATTAACAGCTATATATAAGGAGTTTATAAAAAATTATTTTTACCCCACTAATAAAATATTAAACCAAATCAATGTAATTGGTAATACGCCTGATGGTCCATTATTAGCTTGAGGTGCAGTTGCATAGAGAAGAAACTTACTAGACACATTTTACCAACCCCTTATTATAATATTAAGGGTATTTTTGACTCAAAACTTGTCTTTGATCTGTGCGAGCTTAATAACAAAAATTCAGTAGAAAGCTTATTGGCGAAAATTATCTGTTCAGCAGAGTGACAAAATAAGATAGACAAAAAGGGTGTAAGAACAAATAGTGTCATGCAACACTGGCTTTTGTACACAAAACGTTGTAAAGCGCTTTTGTCAACCTGGATCCCAGCTCGGATAACAAGAAAAGAAGCACTGGTTTCACATAGATCTGAACAGATATAATTTCTTAAACATTTATAGCTCACATAAAACCCGGTCTGACTGTCATAAAGGCTACTCATTGCAGCAGACAACTTTCGCACTACTTCAAATTCTAATTTTCAACTTAAAGAGGTACGTAATGTCAAATAACTTCAATTTCAAAGAATTTTTTCACCATCACGAAGCAAATAGCACTTTAGATGATATACAAAGGTACTGCATACTGTGGCAATCAGTGATATCACAGGCAATGATTGATGCAGCAAGTAACTGTAAAAAAACAGAAAGCTTGTTAGAGAAACGTAAAGCAATTTCCTGGCTATCAGACTTCAGTCAAGATTTTGTTGAAACATGTATACTGGCTGATTGCGATCCATTATACGTAAAAAACAAAATACAGCCAATTCTAAAAAAGATAAAGCCCTTTTAATGAGGTTTACCCCTCTCACCAAGAAAAATATCATTTAATCTTTTTTCTATAGCTTCATCTATATCTTGGATTAATAGCTGCTTTATCATATTCACTTTCCGTTCTGCCTCTTGAAGATTATTGTTACCGTAACTGTTCTTATTACTATAACCATAACTACTGCCATTTGGTTTATTACTCATTTTTCTTCTTGTGCTGAGTATCTGAACTATCTTCTCCTTGAAAAAAGACTTCCAGCCTGTGCCAGAAAATAATTTGTAGAGAAAATGCGGAGTAAGAAACGCTACTAATATTCTAATAGAAACTCCATAACCCAAATCATCTCTATTTTCATAATACCATTTTAAATATTGATACAAATGGTAAAATGCATTTTTGAAAGAGCTAAACTCTACAGCATACCAAAAGCCACTGGTGAGAAACATGAGCATAATGCTCGATGTATAAAGATACAGAGTGAAAAGAAATAGCTTGACAACTATATCTTTCAAGCTGCCCAGTATATAATTAAATAACCTTAATTTATAAAAAAGTGATATCATTTCACGCACACTTTAATAAAGCTGGGGTGGAAGGATTCGAACCTTCGCGTGGCGGTATCAAAAACCGCTGCCTTACCACTTGGCTACACCCCAATATTGTTTATATCAATAACATTATTAACCCAATTAGTAAAAGATTTATTCGCTTTTCCTATGGGTATTATCACAACGGCTGGTTGATCATAAGAATGCATTGCCTCGATTTTTTCTACAATCTTATCAGTCTGATCATTCCTGCTCTTCATAATTGCCACTATTTCACAATTACTATTAATTTTACCTTCCCATAAATACAGAGAATTTACTTCGGGAAATATATTTACACATGCAATTAACTTCTCGTTTAACAATTCTTCAGAAATAGTCTTAGCCTCTTTCAGGTTTGAAAAAGTTATATAGACTAAAACTAAGTTGCTCATTAATCGCTACATAAATGCATTTTTACTATACTCTACTTAGATTTATTCATCAAGAGAAAATAGGAGAGACCTCTTCAGTGCTTGACACATAGAAATTGAAGATGTCATTTAGTAGCTCTCCCCTTGTCATCCCAGTAGTTCTCCTCTTGTCATGCAAGTAGCTATCCAGCCTTTCTTAACAACAAAAACTTAGCATGACTTTTGTGCTCAAAAAACTTCTGGATTCCAGCATCAAGTGCTGGAATGACATGGTGAAATATTATTCAAGTAGCCTCTGTCCCAGTGCCTATTCGGTGTCATTCAAGTCAACTCTTTTCTTGTCATCCCAGTGCCTAGACACTGGGATCCAGAAAACTTCACTTTAAATGAGTGCATTAGATTGTCTTTATATAGATGTCAGTGTCAGCTACTCGGATGAAATTCATTTAGTTGTCTTTTCTCATCTACCTTACCACTTTCTTGAACGGATACCATTAGCCATTCCCCTGAATAGATACAACAAATGTTGTATCTTTATCACTTCACATACATTATTCCATATACTATATGAACAACTGAAAAAAGACTTCAGTTAATTGACAATGAATCACGTTATTTTGTCAAATGCGCTGCTATCGCCAAACCATAGCTTAGCTTGAGTGGCTGAGGAGGGATTTGAACCCCCGACCAAGAGATTATGATCCTCCTGCTCTACCACTGAGCTACTCAGCCTCATTAAAAACCTTGCTATATATATGATCTACATGCTTCGTATAATACTTCAAATCAAACAAAGATTCAAGTTTTTTAGAGTTAATAACTTCAAGTAAGGATTTATCTTGTTTCAGTTCGGCCAGAAAATCACTATTGTTTTGTTTCACTTTCATTGCATTGCTCTGAACAATTTTATACGCCTCTTCCCTCGCCAAACCACTATTTACCAACTCGAGTAATACTCGTTGTGAAAAAACCAAGCCTTTTGAAGAATTTAAGTTCTTTTCAATATTTTCCTTATTGATCACCAATTTATCTATCAAATCTGTTAATCGTACTAAAGCAAAATCCATTGCTATACAAGCATCAGGAGCAATGCACCTTTCCACAGACGAGTGCGATATATCTCGTTCGTGCCATAATGCAACATTTTCTAATGCAGGAAAAACGTAGCTGCGTACTAAGCGTGAGAGCCCAGTCAAATTCTCACTTAAAATAGGATTACACTTATGCGGCATAGCAGAACTTCCCTTCTGTCCAGTGGAAAAATATTCAGAGATTTCGCCGACTTCAGTTCTTTGCAAATGACGAATCTCAATTGCAATATTTTCTATTGAGCTTGCAATTACTCCCAAAATTGAAAAGAACATGGCATGTCTATCACGAGGGATGACTTGAGACGATATGGTTTCAGGTATGAGTCCCATTTCTTTCGCTACATACTCTTCAACAAATGGATTAATATTTGTAAAATTACCTACTGCACCTGATATTTTACAAATTGAGATCTCTTTTTGCGCGCTAATTAATCTCTGATAATTGCGTTTAAATTCAGCATAAAATCTAGCAAATTTTAATCCAAGAGTTATTGGTTCTGCATGCATTCCATGACTGCGCCCAACACAAACAATATCTTTATAGTCCTCAGCTTTTTTTTTCAATACTATAAGTAAATTTTTTAGATTCTTGAGTAAAATATCACATGACTCTTTCAACTGCACTGCAAAGCATGTATCTAAAACATCAGAACTTGTCATTCCGTAATGGAGATAACGAACATCAACTCCCGCTTTTTCAGCAATATATGTCAAAAAGGCTATAACATCATGTTTTACAATGGATTCAATTTCGTTAATACGCTCAATATCAAATTCAATAGCACCAGAGAGCTTTTCAGCAACATCATTTGGAATAACTTTTAATTTTGCTTGAGCTTCACATGCTAATTTTTCTATTTTGAGCCATATGTTGAACTTATTTTTTTCTTCCCAAATAGAAGAGATTTCTTTGCGGCTATAGCGTGGAATCATTTTTGATTTATTCCAATAATGGTGTCATTCCAGTGTCATGCACTGGAATGACATGAGGGGAGCACTGGGATGATACCAGCCTAGCAATGGAAGACATTTCTTTACGACTATAACAAGGGATCATCTTTGATCAGCTATCATCAGCATCAGCAGCTTCTTTACTCGCATCTTGCTCTGCCTCTTGTTGCTCAGATTTCTGATTTTGCAACTTTGCTTGCCTTAATTCATGTGCATCTTTCTCAGATCTGACAACGTATATAGTAATTGGCACTATCACTTTACTATGTAATTCTATATTCACTTGATACTCGCCCAAATTTTTGATGCTTATTCCACCCAAAGATAAACTATGATGACTTATATCATATCCTTCTTGTAATAAAGTTTTTGCAATTTCACGTGTGGTTACAGAGCCAAAAATCTTTCCATCCTCTGAAGCTTGCTTTATTAATATAATAAATTTATCATGCAGTGATGATGCAAGCACTTTTGCTGCATTTAATTTTTTGGTATTTTCTTCTTCCAATAATAAACGCTGTTCCTCTAACTTTATTAAATTTTCCTTAGTGGCTTTCATCGCCTTTTTTTGTGGAAAAAGAAAATTACGTGCATAACCTGGCTTAACTTTGACAACTTCACCAAGCTTACCTAAAGTTGTTATATTTTCCTTTAAAATTATTAACATAAATTACCTAACTTTTTTAGTACAGTAAGGAGCAAGAGCTAAAAAGCGTGCTCTTATAATTGCTAAGCGCAACTTTCTTTGTTTTCTTGCGCACACACCTGTTAACCTTCTAGGTAATATTCTACCATAGTCAGAGGTGAATTTGGACAATAAATCTATATTCTTATAGTCTATGTCCTCATCTTTAGATGCAGCAAGAGGACAGACCTTAGGACGCCTAAAGCCAGTTCTGTTATTTACAGACACGTAAGAATTATTAAAACTATTTCGTCTTTTCATCATTATGCACTTTTCTCCTCAATTTGTTTATCCATCATGTAAGATTTACCTTTAAAAAACTCATTAACCCGTACAGACAAGTGGCGAATAATATTCTCATTCAGTTTTACTCTACGCTCAAATTCATCCATAATGCTTGAAGTAAAACTTATACACATCATACAGTAATGACCACTTTTCATCTTATTTATTGGGTATGCAAAATCCAATAGACCCCAATATTCATATTTTATCAATCCTGAA
This sequence is a window from Wolbachia endosymbiont (group B) of Protocalliphora azurea. Protein-coding genes within it:
- the rplI gene encoding 50S ribosomal protein L9; its protein translation is MLIILKENITTLGKLGEVVKVKPGYARNFLFPQKKAMKATKENLIKLEEQRLLLEEENTKKLNAAKVLASSLHDKFIILIKQASEDGKIFGSVTTREIAKTLLQEGYDISHHSLSLGGISIKNLGEYQVNIELHSKVIVPITIYVVRSEKDAHELRQAKLQNQKSEQQEAEQDASKEAADADDS
- the rpsR gene encoding 30S ribosomal protein S18, producing the protein MMKRRNSFNNSYVSVNNRTGFRRPKVCPLAASKDEDIDYKNIDLLSKFTSDYGRILPRRLTGVCARKQRKLRLAIIRARFLALAPYCTKKVR
- the purB gene encoding adenylosuccinate lyase, with protein sequence MIPRYSRKEISSIWEEKNKFNIWLKIEKLACEAQAKLKVIPNDVAEKLSGAIEFDIERINEIESIVKHDVIAFLTYIAEKAGVDVRYLHYGMTSSDVLDTCFAVQLKESCDILLKNLKNLLIVLKKKAEDYKDIVCVGRSHGMHAEPITLGLKFARFYAEFKRNYQRLISAQKEISICKISGAVGNFTNINPFVEEYVAKEMGLIPETISSQVIPRDRHAMFFSILGVIASSIENIAIEIRHLQRTEVGEISEYFSTGQKGSSAMPHKCNPILSENLTGLSRLVRSYVFPALENVALWHERDISHSSVERCIAPDACIAMDFALVRLTDLIDKLVINKENIEKNLNSSKGLVFSQRVLLELVNSGLAREEAYKIVQSNAMKVKQNNSDFLAELKQDKSLLEVINSKKLESLFDLKYYTKHVDHIYSKVFNEAE